One part of the Streptomyces sp. AM 2-1-1 genome encodes these proteins:
- a CDS encoding glucosyl-3-phosphoglycerate synthase — MLEEVDSWLSSRSWGAGDRPLERLLAARARDPRRSSVSVVLPALNEQETVGDIVRTIRRELMEKVPLVDELVVIDSGSTDATSAVARAAGARVVHRDAILPRIPALPGKGEVLWRSLFVTSGEIVCFVDADLKDFSADFVSGIVGPLLTDPDVHFVKAMYDRPLETADGQVPAGTPAQGGRVTELVARPLLNLHWPKLAGFVQPLGGEYAVRRPLLEQLPFPVGYGVELGLLVDALHTVGLDALAQVDVGVRRHRHQDGQALGRMAATIYRTAQLRLSRGHLVRPELTQFERYEDGFRPRTYAVDTEERPPVREIAEYAARSAA; from the coding sequence GTGCTGGAAGAGGTCGACAGCTGGTTGAGCAGTCGTTCCTGGGGTGCCGGTGACCGCCCTCTGGAACGGCTCCTGGCCGCCCGCGCCCGGGACCCCCGCCGCTCCTCCGTGAGCGTCGTGCTCCCCGCGCTGAACGAGCAGGAGACGGTCGGCGACATCGTGCGCACCATCCGCCGCGAGCTGATGGAGAAGGTGCCGCTCGTCGACGAACTCGTGGTCATCGACTCCGGTTCCACCGACGCCACCTCCGCGGTGGCCCGCGCGGCCGGAGCCCGGGTGGTGCACCGCGACGCGATCCTCCCCCGCATACCGGCCCTGCCCGGCAAGGGCGAGGTCCTGTGGCGGTCGCTCTTCGTGACCAGTGGCGAGATCGTCTGCTTCGTCGACGCGGACCTCAAGGACTTCTCCGCCGACTTCGTCTCCGGCATCGTCGGCCCGCTGCTCACCGACCCGGACGTCCACTTCGTCAAGGCGATGTACGACCGGCCGCTGGAGACGGCGGACGGCCAGGTCCCCGCCGGAACCCCCGCCCAGGGCGGCCGCGTCACCGAACTGGTCGCGCGCCCCCTGCTCAATCTGCACTGGCCGAAACTGGCCGGCTTCGTCCAGCCGCTGGGCGGCGAGTACGCGGTCCGCCGCCCCCTCCTGGAGCAGCTGCCCTTCCCCGTCGGGTACGGCGTCGAGCTGGGTCTCCTCGTGGACGCGCTGCACACCGTGGGGCTCGACGCGCTGGCCCAGGTGGACGTCGGGGTCCGCCGCCACCGCCACCAGGACGGGCAGGCGCTCGGGCGGATGGCCGCCACGATCTACCGGACCGCGCAGCTACGGCTCTCCCGGGGCCACCTGGTACGCCCGGAGCTGACCCAGTTCGAGCGGTACGAGGACGGCTTCCGGCCACGCACCTACGCCGTGGACACCGAAGAGCGGCCCCCGGTGCGGGAGATCGCGGAGTACGCGGCCCGGTCGGCGGCCTGA
- the thrC gene encoding threonine synthase, giving the protein MAVQTVAASSGTSVDLGPATALSCRECGERFALGPIFACASCFGPLEVAYDLPSGSPDELKKRIEAGPDNIWRYAPLLPVPADVADKPNINPGFTKLVKAENLARELGVTGALYVKDDSGNPTHSFKDRVVAIAVEAARAFGFTTLSCSSTGNLAGAVGAAAARAGFRSCVFIPHDLEEGKVVMAAVYGGELVGIDGNYDDVNRFCSELIGDPLGEGWGFVNVNLRPYYGEGSKTLAYEICEQLGWQLPDQLVIPIASGSQLTKIDKGLQELIKLGLVEEKPYKIFGAQAEGCSPVSTAFKAGHDVVRPQKPHTIAKSLAIGNPADGPYVLDIARRTGGAVEDVDDEQIVDAIKLLARTEGIFAETAGGVTVGVTRKLIEAGLLDPALTTVVLNTGDGLKTLDAVSPTTGLTATIRPSLDAFRAAGLAAH; this is encoded by the coding sequence ATGGCTGTTCAGACCGTCGCAGCTTCTTCCGGAACCTCTGTGGACCTCGGTCCCGCCACGGCACTCTCCTGCCGCGAGTGCGGTGAACGCTTCGCACTCGGGCCGATCTTCGCCTGCGCGTCGTGTTTCGGGCCGCTCGAAGTGGCCTACGACCTGCCGAGCGGCTCCCCGGACGAGCTGAAGAAGCGCATCGAGGCCGGACCGGACAACATCTGGCGCTACGCGCCGCTGCTGCCGGTCCCCGCCGACGTCGCCGACAAGCCCAACATCAACCCCGGCTTCACCAAGCTGGTCAAGGCCGAGAACCTCGCCCGTGAGCTGGGCGTCACCGGCGCCCTGTACGTCAAGGACGACTCCGGCAACCCGACGCACTCCTTCAAGGACCGCGTCGTCGCGATCGCCGTCGAAGCCGCCCGCGCATTCGGCTTCACCACCCTCTCCTGCTCCTCCACCGGCAACCTCGCCGGCGCGGTCGGTGCCGCCGCCGCGCGGGCCGGCTTCCGCTCCTGCGTGTTCATCCCGCACGACCTGGAAGAGGGCAAGGTCGTCATGGCCGCGGTCTACGGCGGCGAGCTCGTCGGCATCGACGGCAACTACGACGACGTCAACCGCTTCTGCTCCGAGCTGATCGGCGACCCGCTCGGCGAGGGCTGGGGCTTCGTCAACGTCAACCTCCGCCCGTACTACGGCGAGGGCTCGAAGACGCTCGCGTACGAGATCTGCGAGCAGCTCGGCTGGCAGCTCCCCGACCAGCTGGTCATCCCGATCGCGTCCGGCTCCCAGCTCACCAAGATCGACAAGGGGCTGCAGGAGCTGATCAAGCTCGGCCTCGTCGAGGAGAAGCCCTACAAGATCTTCGGTGCCCAGGCCGAGGGGTGCTCCCCGGTCTCCACCGCCTTCAAGGCCGGTCACGACGTGGTCCGTCCGCAGAAGCCGCACACGATCGCCAAGTCGCTCGCGATCGGCAACCCGGCCGACGGCCCGTACGTCCTGGACATCGCCCGCCGCACCGGCGGAGCGGTGGAGGACGTCGACGACGAGCAGATCGTGGACGCGATCAAGCTGCTCGCCCGCACCGAGGGCATCTTCGCGGAGACCGCGGGCGGCGTGACCGTCGGCGTGACGCGCAAGCTGATCGAGGCCGGTCTGCTCGACCCGGCGCTGACCACCGTCGTCCTCAACACCGGCGACGGCCTCAAGACCCTGGACGCGGTCTCCCCGACGACCGGTCTCACGGCGACGATCCGCCCGAGCCTGGACGCGTTCCGCGCCGCGGGCCTCGCGGCCCACTGA
- a CDS encoding MoaD/ThiS family protein translates to MSVKVRIPTILRTYTGGQAEVPAEGTVLSEVIESLEKDHPGIAARVLDDQGKLRRFVNVYVNDDDVRFEGGLQAATPDGAGVSIIPAVAGGC, encoded by the coding sequence ATGAGCGTCAAGGTCCGCATCCCCACCATCCTGCGCACGTACACCGGCGGCCAGGCCGAGGTCCCGGCCGAGGGCACCGTTCTCTCCGAGGTCATCGAGTCCCTGGAGAAGGACCACCCGGGCATCGCCGCGCGCGTCCTGGACGACCAGGGCAAGCTGCGCCGCTTCGTCAACGTGTACGTCAACGACGACGACGTCCGCTTCGAGGGCGGTCTCCAGGCGGCCACGCCGGACGGCGCCGGCGTCTCGATCATCCCGGCCGTCGCGGGCGGCTGCTGA
- a CDS encoding cold-shock protein, producing the protein MAQGTVKWFNAEKGYGFIAVDGGADVFVHYSAIQMDGYRTLEEGQRVEFEISQGQKGPQADMVKLAVG; encoded by the coding sequence ATGGCTCAGGGCACCGTCAAGTGGTTCAACGCGGAGAAGGGGTACGGCTTCATCGCGGTCGACGGTGGTGCGGATGTTTTCGTCCACTACAGCGCGATCCAGATGGACGGGTACCGCACCCTCGAAGAGGGTCAGCGAGTTGAATTCGAGATCTCGCAGGGCCAGAAGGGGCCGCAGGCGGACATGGTCAAACTCGCCGTCGGCTGA
- the groL gene encoding chaperonin GroEL (60 kDa chaperone family; promotes refolding of misfolded polypeptides especially under stressful conditions; forms two stacked rings of heptamers to form a barrel-shaped 14mer; ends can be capped by GroES; misfolded proteins enter the barrel where they are refolded when GroES binds) translates to MAKIIAFNEEARRGLERGMNQLADAVKVTLGPKGRNVVLEKKWGAPTITNDGVSIAKEIELEDPYEKIGAELVKEVAKKTDDVAGDGTTTATVLAQALVREGLRNVAAGANPMALKRGIEKAVEAVSAALLEQAKDVETKEQIASTASISAADTEIGAKIAEAMDKVGKEGVITVEESQTFGLELELTEGMRFDKGYISAYFATDMERMETSFDDPYILIVNSKISNVKDLLPLLEKVMQSGKPLLIIAEDVEGEALSTLVVNKIRGTFKSVAVKAPGFGDRRKAMLGDIAILTGGTVISEEVGLKLENAGLDLLGSARKVVITKDETTIVDGAGESDQVQGRVKQIRAEIENSDSDYDREKLQERLAKLAGGVAVIKAGAATEVELKERKHRIEDAVRNAKAAVEEGIVAGGGVALLQASVVFDKLDLTGDEATGANAVKLALEAPLKQIAVNGGLEGGVVVEKVRNLPIGHGLNAATGEYVDMIAEGIIDPAKVTRSALQNAASIAALFLTTEAVIADKPEKAGAGAPGGMPGGDMDF, encoded by the coding sequence ATGGCTAAGATCATCGCGTTCAACGAAGAGGCGCGGCGCGGTCTCGAGCGCGGGATGAACCAGCTCGCAGACGCCGTCAAGGTCACCCTCGGCCCGAAGGGCCGTAACGTCGTCCTCGAGAAGAAGTGGGGCGCGCCCACGATCACCAACGATGGTGTTTCCATCGCCAAGGAGATCGAGCTCGAGGACCCGTACGAGAAGATCGGTGCGGAGCTGGTCAAGGAGGTCGCCAAGAAGACGGACGACGTCGCCGGCGACGGTACGACCACCGCCACCGTTCTCGCCCAGGCGCTCGTCCGCGAGGGTCTGCGCAACGTCGCCGCCGGTGCCAACCCGATGGCCCTCAAGCGGGGCATCGAGAAGGCCGTCGAGGCCGTCTCCGCCGCTCTGCTGGAGCAGGCCAAGGACGTGGAGACCAAGGAGCAGATCGCTTCGACCGCCTCCATCTCCGCCGCCGACACCGAGATCGGCGCCAAGATCGCCGAGGCGATGGACAAGGTCGGCAAGGAAGGCGTCATCACCGTCGAGGAGTCCCAGACCTTCGGTCTGGAGCTGGAACTCACCGAGGGCATGCGCTTCGACAAGGGCTACATCTCGGCGTACTTCGCCACCGACATGGAGCGTATGGAGACGTCCTTCGACGACCCGTACATCCTCATCGTCAACTCGAAGATCTCCAACGTGAAGGACCTCCTTCCGCTGCTGGAGAAGGTCATGCAGTCGGGCAAGCCCCTGCTGATCATCGCCGAGGACGTCGAGGGCGAGGCCCTGTCGACCCTGGTCGTCAACAAGATCCGTGGCACCTTCAAGTCCGTCGCCGTCAAGGCTCCGGGCTTCGGTGACCGCCGCAAGGCCATGCTCGGCGACATCGCCATCCTCACCGGTGGCACCGTCATCTCCGAGGAGGTCGGCCTCAAGCTGGAGAACGCGGGTCTCGACCTGCTCGGCTCCGCGCGCAAGGTCGTCATCACCAAGGACGAGACGACGATCGTCGACGGAGCCGGTGAGAGCGACCAGGTCCAGGGTCGCGTCAAGCAGATCCGTGCCGAGATCGAGAACTCCGACTCGGACTACGACCGCGAGAAGCTCCAGGAGCGTCTGGCGAAGCTGGCCGGCGGCGTGGCCGTCATCAAGGCCGGTGCCGCCACGGAGGTCGAGCTCAAGGAGCGCAAGCACCGCATCGAGGACGCGGTGCGCAACGCCAAGGCCGCCGTCGAGGAGGGCATCGTCGCCGGTGGTGGCGTGGCTCTGCTCCAGGCGTCCGTCGTCTTCGACAAGCTCGACCTGACGGGTGACGAGGCCACCGGCGCCAACGCCGTCAAGCTCGCGCTCGAGGCTCCGCTCAAGCAGATCGCCGTCAACGGTGGTCTCGAGGGTGGCGTCGTCGTGGAGAAGGTCCGCAACCTGCCGATCGGTCACGGCCTCAACGCCGCGACCGGCGAGTACGTCGACATGATCGCCGAGGGCATCATCGACCCGGCGAAGGTCACGCGCTCCGCCCTGCAGAACGCCGCGTCCATCGCCGCGCTCTTCCTCACCACCGAGGCCGTCATCGCCGACAAGCCTGAGAAGGCCGGCGCGGGCGCCCCGGGTGGCATGCCGGGCGGTGACATGGACTTCTGA
- a CDS encoding SMI1/KNR4 family protein, protein MTAAENDVRAAWHRVGRWLAAHLPARAARPTTDEARLDAFEADLGLPLPADLRAWWLLPDVDAGFWIPGTFAPCSLEEALETHEIWLLVAEEEGESLDEHGHPEARYLRTFLPIALSPGGDGLIVDLRPGDTHGSVFLWDHETWDLDVPQWASVTSMLHDIAHALETGTPALLDHASLGGSAPPRTASVEDAHDLTWRTTGPGK, encoded by the coding sequence ATGACAGCAGCGGAGAACGACGTCCGGGCCGCCTGGCACCGTGTGGGCAGATGGCTCGCGGCCCACCTCCCCGCACGCGCGGCCAGACCGACAACCGATGAGGCGCGCCTGGACGCGTTCGAGGCGGACCTCGGCCTTCCCCTGCCGGCCGACCTGCGGGCGTGGTGGCTGCTGCCCGACGTCGACGCGGGCTTCTGGATCCCGGGCACCTTCGCTCCTTGCTCTCTGGAAGAGGCGCTGGAGACCCACGAGATCTGGTTGCTGGTCGCGGAAGAGGAGGGGGAATCCCTCGACGAGCACGGGCACCCTGAGGCCCGCTACCTACGCACGTTCCTGCCGATCGCGCTCAGCCCCGGCGGTGACGGGCTGATCGTCGATCTCCGGCCCGGTGACACCCACGGCTCCGTGTTCCTCTGGGACCACGAGACCTGGGACCTTGACGTTCCCCAGTGGGCTTCGGTCACCTCGATGCTTCACGACATCGCCCACGCGCTGGAGACCGGGACACCGGCTCTCCTGGACCACGCGTCCCTCGGCGGCTCCGCACCGCCCCGCACGGCCTCGGTCGAAGACGCCCATGACCTCACGTGGCGGACCACCGGCCCAGGGAAGTGA
- a CDS encoding SDR family oxidoreductase — MGTLEGRTAVVTGGSRGIGRGIVERLAREGAQVVFNYARNTEAAEDVVRTVEEAGGRARALRLDLAEAGTAEKLMETAEEQSSGGVSILVNNAALSFTPAPLAAIEEEVFEQALTVNTKAAFLTMRYAARHMPDGGRIINISTLNTLRPAPGIVPYLVSKGALEQLTAGAAAELGARGITVNTVSPGATDTDLLRGTNPAEAVATIPAMTPLGRLGTPADIAAVIVFLSGDEGRWITGQNIRATGGLG; from the coding sequence ATGGGAACGCTGGAAGGCAGAACCGCCGTCGTCACAGGAGGCTCACGGGGAATCGGCCGGGGCATCGTGGAACGGCTCGCGCGCGAGGGCGCCCAGGTCGTGTTCAATTACGCGCGGAACACCGAGGCGGCCGAGGACGTCGTCCGTACCGTCGAAGAAGCCGGTGGCCGGGCCCGTGCGTTGAGGCTGGACCTGGCGGAGGCCGGGACGGCCGAGAAGCTGATGGAGACCGCGGAGGAGCAGTCGTCCGGGGGCGTGAGCATCCTGGTGAACAACGCGGCGCTGAGTTTCACCCCGGCACCGCTCGCCGCGATCGAGGAGGAGGTCTTCGAGCAGGCGCTCACGGTGAACACGAAGGCCGCGTTCCTCACCATGCGGTACGCGGCCCGGCACATGCCGGACGGTGGCCGCATCATCAACATCTCGACGCTCAACACCCTGCGTCCGGCGCCCGGCATCGTGCCCTACCTGGTCAGCAAGGGTGCCCTGGAGCAGCTCACCGCAGGAGCTGCGGCCGAGCTGGGGGCGCGCGGGATCACCGTCAACACGGTGTCCCCCGGCGCCACCGACACCGACCTCCTGCGCGGCACCAACCCGGCCGAGGCGGTGGCCACGATCCCGGCCATGACCCCGCTCGGGCGCCTCGGTACGCCGGCCGACATCGCGGCCGTGATCGTCTTCCTCTCCGGGGACGAGGGCCGCTGGATCACCGGCCAGAACATCCGCGCCACCGGCGGACTGGGCTGA
- a CDS encoding TIGR03618 family F420-dependent PPOX class oxidoreductase codes for MTQRPAPRPLSDEALSTLLGRQQFGTLATIKRSGHPHLTTMVYGWDPEARIVRFSSTADRVKVQHLRRNPRAALHVQGGDVWSFAVAEGEATVSESTTVPGDAVGQELLGMIPKAARPGDETAFLEELVTERRVVIRLKVDRLYGTVLDVDG; via the coding sequence ATGACCCAACGACCAGCACCTCGCCCCCTGTCCGACGAAGCCCTCTCCACGTTGCTCGGCCGGCAGCAGTTCGGCACGCTCGCCACCATCAAGCGCAGCGGTCACCCCCACCTGACCACCATGGTGTACGGATGGGACCCCGAAGCCCGCATCGTGCGGTTCTCGTCCACGGCCGACCGGGTCAAGGTCCAGCACCTGCGGCGCAATCCACGGGCGGCGCTGCATGTGCAGGGCGGGGACGTGTGGTCGTTCGCCGTCGCCGAAGGCGAGGCCACCGTCTCGGAGAGTACGACGGTGCCGGGGGACGCGGTCGGGCAGGAACTGCTCGGGATGATCCCGAAGGCAGCAAGACCCGGAGACGAAACTGCGTTCCTGGAGGAGTTGGTCACCGAGCGCCGGGTGGTCATCCGGCTGAAAGTGGACCGCCTGTACGGCACGGTGCTCGACGTGGACGGCTAG
- a CDS encoding SMI1/KNR4 family protein codes for MTTWMLLGELMRARTREYLSCSPLEPLTMPGLRAPATQAQIDRLEAFAGQPLDPEYRSFLSLTDGFDGFQLSMPLLGCRDWEDPELSGWATAFRDTMADDPLAESGLPEGTRVFPMYVDCGGSAGVLMLHHGDDTLERFWWTGEGDSMVFHTFSDVVAHLTDGSYSPRHLG; via the coding sequence GTGACCACGTGGATGCTCCTCGGCGAACTGATGCGGGCGAGAACGCGTGAGTACCTCTCCTGCTCACCCCTGGAGCCGCTCACGATGCCCGGACTCCGAGCCCCGGCGACTCAGGCGCAGATCGATCGCCTCGAGGCTTTCGCGGGTCAGCCGCTGGACCCGGAGTACCGGAGTTTTCTCTCCCTGACCGACGGGTTCGACGGATTCCAGCTTTCGATGCCGCTCCTCGGGTGTCGCGACTGGGAGGACCCGGAGCTGAGCGGATGGGCCACGGCCTTCCGCGACACCATGGCCGACGATCCCTTGGCCGAGAGCGGGCTACCGGAAGGAACACGCGTCTTCCCGATGTACGTCGACTGCGGCGGTTCGGCCGGCGTCCTGATGCTCCACCACGGGGATGACACGCTGGAGCGCTTCTGGTGGACGGGAGAGGGAGACTCCATGGTCTTCCACACCTTCAGCGACGTCGTCGCCCACCTGACGGATGGCAGCTACAGCCCGAGACACCTCGGCTGA
- the hemC gene encoding hydroxymethylbilane synthase: MATPELIRIVSRDSPMALAQVERVRAELADLHPGIATEVVPVKTTGDKWMGALSQVEGKGAFTKEVDAALLAGEADLAVHCVKDVPADRPLPTGTVFAAFLKRDDVRDALVHLDGLTLDELPAGTRIGTSSVRRIAQLSASHPHLECVPFRGNANRRLEKLAAGEADALLLAASGLARIGRSDVISEVLSAETMCPPIGAGVLALQCREDDHATIDAVSGLNHPGTYREMTAERMFLHVLQGHCNSPIAGYATARGNGELSLRACVFTPDGKTVLNAHEWAGPLDPATLGTSVAVTLLRQGARELIDSIAH; this comes from the coding sequence ATGGCCACTCCCGAACTCATCCGTATCGTCTCCCGCGACTCGCCGATGGCCCTCGCCCAGGTGGAGCGCGTACGGGCCGAACTGGCGGACCTGCACCCCGGCATCGCCACCGAGGTCGTCCCGGTGAAGACGACCGGGGACAAGTGGATGGGTGCCCTCTCCCAGGTGGAGGGGAAGGGCGCGTTCACCAAGGAGGTCGACGCGGCGCTGCTCGCCGGGGAGGCCGATCTCGCGGTGCACTGCGTGAAGGACGTACCGGCGGACCGGCCGCTGCCGACCGGGACGGTGTTCGCGGCGTTCCTGAAGCGCGACGACGTACGCGACGCCCTGGTCCACCTGGACGGCCTCACGCTCGACGAGCTTCCGGCAGGTACGCGGATCGGCACGTCGTCCGTACGACGCATCGCGCAGTTGTCGGCCTCGCACCCGCATCTGGAGTGCGTACCGTTCCGGGGGAACGCCAACCGCCGGCTGGAGAAGCTGGCGGCGGGCGAGGCCGACGCGCTGCTGCTCGCCGCGTCGGGGCTGGCCCGGATCGGACGCTCCGACGTGATCTCGGAGGTGCTGTCCGCGGAGACGATGTGCCCGCCGATCGGAGCGGGAGTGCTCGCGCTCCAGTGCCGCGAGGACGACCACGCCACGATCGACGCGGTCAGCGGCCTCAACCACCCGGGGACCTACCGGGAGATGACTGCGGAGCGCATGTTCCTCCACGTGCTTCAGGGCCACTGCAACAGCCCGATCGCCGGGTACGCCACCGCTCGCGGAAACGGCGAACTCTCCCTGCGGGCCTGCGTCTTCACCCCGGACGGCAAGACCGTGCTGAACGCCCACGAGTGGGCCGGCCCGCTCGACCCCGCCACCCTCGGCACCTCGGTCGCGGTCACCCTCCTCCGCCAGGGCGCCCGGGAACTGATCGATTCCATCGCGCACTGA
- a CDS encoding DUF397 domain-containing protein: MKIFRTEYDLTTTTWRTSTYSGASGGDCLETSDQHPGVVPVRDSKLRGGGPVLVFRADVWAAFVTDLKAG, from the coding sequence ATGAAGATCTTCAGGACTGAGTACGACCTGACCACCACCACTTGGCGCACGTCCACCTACAGCGGTGCCAGCGGCGGCGACTGTCTGGAGACCTCCGACCAGCACCCCGGCGTCGTTCCCGTCCGCGACTCCAAGCTGAGGGGCGGCGGCCCCGTCCTCGTCTTCCGTGCCGACGTGTGGGCGGCGTTCGTCACCGATCTCAAGGCCGGCTGA
- a CDS encoding helix-turn-helix transcriptional regulator — MPGPKRLDPSSSPRAFLGAELRHRREAAGLTQEDLGAPLFVSGSFIGQLESGTRRMQLDQARRLDEILTKDGFFARNCAALQKSKYPDHFAEAAEAEAVAVEIREYAVLLIPGVLQTEAYAYAVFRGGLPTAPQERIDHLVRARLERSALLDDPTTPLFWAILDEAVLRRETGGRAVMAEALRHVVTLARTNRVIVQVLPFSAGSHTALEGSLKLMSFADAPPLAYLQGLGTGRLEDSPAAVRQYELTYDLLAASAMSPDASLAMVESVAEDYSHEDLQD, encoded by the coding sequence ATGCCCGGTCCCAAGAGGCTCGACCCGTCGTCCTCACCCCGCGCCTTCCTCGGCGCGGAACTCCGCCACCGGCGGGAGGCGGCGGGCCTGACCCAGGAGGATCTGGGCGCCCCGCTCTTCGTCTCCGGCTCGTTCATCGGCCAGCTCGAATCGGGCACCCGGCGCATGCAGCTCGACCAGGCCCGGCGGCTGGACGAGATCCTCACGAAGGACGGTTTCTTCGCCCGCAACTGCGCGGCGCTCCAGAAGTCGAAGTACCCGGACCACTTCGCGGAGGCCGCCGAGGCGGAGGCTGTGGCGGTGGAGATCAGGGAGTACGCGGTTCTGCTGATCCCGGGGGTTCTCCAGACGGAGGCATACGCGTATGCCGTCTTCCGTGGTGGGCTGCCCACGGCACCTCAGGAACGGATCGACCATCTCGTAAGGGCCAGGCTCGAACGCTCCGCACTGCTGGACGATCCAACAACCCCACTGTTTTGGGCGATTCTCGATGAGGCGGTTCTCCGGAGAGAAACCGGCGGTCGTGCGGTCATGGCAGAGGCCCTCCGGCACGTGGTGACGCTTGCACGGACGAACCGCGTCATCGTTCAGGTCCTGCCGTTCTCTGCCGGGTCGCACACCGCACTGGAGGGATCGCTCAAGCTCATGTCTTTCGCCGATGCACCACCGCTTGCCTATCTCCAGGGACTCGGCACAGGTCGGTTGGAGGACAGCCCAGCCGCTGTGCGCCAATACGAACTGACCTACGATCTGTTGGCGGCCAGCGCGATGTCACCGGATGCGTCTTTGGCCATGGTCGAGTCGGTGGCGGAGGATTACAGCCATGAAGATCTTCAGGACTGA
- a CDS encoding PRC-barrel domain containing protein, with product MSTDPWGYHPASGHMSGIDLTGFAVEATDGHVGKVDSHSEEVGSAHLLVDTGVWIFGREILLPAGTVTRIDTEERQVHVNLTKEQIKGAPEFERRTHSGDPAYYTDLAAYYGMHRLI from the coding sequence ATGAGCACCGACCCGTGGGGTTACCACCCTGCCAGCGGCCACATGTCCGGCATCGACCTGACCGGATTCGCGGTCGAAGCGACCGACGGGCACGTCGGCAAGGTCGACAGCCACTCGGAGGAGGTGGGCTCCGCCCATCTGCTGGTGGACACCGGAGTGTGGATCTTCGGACGGGAGATCCTGTTGCCCGCGGGCACGGTCACCCGGATCGACACGGAGGAGCGTCAGGTCCACGTGAACCTGACGAAGGAGCAGATCAAGGGAGCGCCGGAGTTCGAACGCCGGACGCACTCGGGCGACCCGGCCTACTACACGGACCTGGCCGCCTACTACGGAATGCACCGTCTGATCTGA
- a CDS encoding GNAT family N-acetyltransferase, with the protein MSELRVDHVDDDSRAEEWRYVHNLVIPTAPLTADEVRERRTRNRLFVARAAGVLVGCSTVRPPTGEDGVATVIARVLPDHRRKGYGTELYRHGLLVAREWGAAEVETVVSGSNPEGLEFARARGFVEVETYLLPGDTVPFTDLRLAERAAG; encoded by the coding sequence ATGAGTGAACTCCGTGTGGATCACGTCGACGACGACTCCCGGGCCGAGGAGTGGCGGTACGTCCACAACCTCGTCATCCCGACCGCGCCCCTCACCGCCGACGAGGTACGGGAGCGGCGGACCCGTAACCGGCTCTTCGTCGCCCGCGCGGCCGGCGTGCTCGTCGGGTGCTCCACGGTGCGCCCGCCGACCGGCGAGGACGGGGTGGCCACGGTCATCGCGCGCGTCCTTCCCGACCACCGGAGGAAGGGGTACGGCACCGAGTTGTACCGGCACGGGCTGCTCGTCGCACGGGAGTGGGGGGCGGCAGAGGTGGAGACGGTCGTGTCGGGCAGCAACCCGGAGGGGCTGGAGTTCGCGCGGGCGCGGGGGTTCGTGGAGGTGGAAACGTATTTGCTGCCGGGGGACACGGTCCCGTTCACCGATCTCCGCCTGGCGGAGCGGGCGGCCGGCTGA
- a CDS encoding DUF5707 domain-containing protein, with protein sequence MSRRIALSVVAGVVALGGAGAFALAYAGEPQAPTLTHSEARYVAPAGDRDGSLTFTTDVSSGTKVKSVKVLAWPEDSSFARQRLTEKDMAAVESAVCVPAGKDTVRCSYGAAVTRDDAEGSPRGLWHFAVMATTTDGTRTLDTEAADFTIG encoded by the coding sequence ATGTCCCGACGTATCGCCCTGTCCGTAGTCGCCGGTGTCGTCGCCCTCGGGGGTGCCGGAGCCTTCGCCCTCGCGTACGCCGGCGAACCGCAGGCGCCCACCCTGACGCACAGCGAGGCGCGTTACGTCGCCCCGGCCGGCGACCGCGACGGCTCGCTGACCTTCACCACGGACGTCTCGTCGGGCACGAAGGTGAAGAGCGTGAAGGTGCTGGCCTGGCCGGAGGACTCGTCCTTCGCACGGCAGAGGCTGACCGAGAAGGACATGGCCGCCGTCGAGTCGGCCGTCTGCGTGCCCGCCGGTAAGGACACCGTGCGCTGCTCCTACGGGGCAGCCGTCACCCGCGACGACGCCGAGGGCTCCCCGCGCGGTCTCTGGCACTTCGCGGTCATGGCCACCACGACGGACGGGACCCGGACCCTGGACACGGAGGCCGCCGACTTCACGATCGGCTGA